The genomic interval AAAATCTTTATGTAGTAGGAGCTCTTGCAGAATTAGAAGTAGGACCTACAGCTCGAAATATATCGGGAGCTAGAACAGCCGCCCATAAGATTGTCAGCTCCTTATAATTAGTATCAATAAGTATCACACTGTTTCACTAAAGGTGCTGTTTAAGAGGTTCATTAAATATACCTAAAAAGAGCCTGCAAAAAATTATGCAGCCTAAAATTGACTCAGAATTCGAATAGGGAATCATTATGCACCATAACTGATTTCATGATATCTCTTTTAGAGGTAAGTTATTTACTTGCAAAACGTAATGATTTCGATTATCATTAATAAGAAAAATTTTATCCTGAGGTGATAGCATGAAACCAAACATACATCCAAACTATGGGAAAGTAGTATTTATGGACATAAACAGTGGCTATAAGTTCTTAACGGGTTCTACCAAAAAATCGAATGAAACCATCGTATGGGAAGACGGAAATACGTATCCACTAATTAAGGTAGAGATCAGCTCTGATACGCACCCGTTTTACACAGGAAAGCAGAAATTTGCAGATAAAGGCGGAAGAGTGGATCGCTTCCTTCAAAAATATAATATGAAAGAAAAGAAATAATCCATTCACTTAATATCCAAGTTAACTATTTGTTAATCTAGATAGTTGATAAAGGGAGTTAACATCGTCTTTTAACTTTAAAGAGTCTGATCTTTAAATCGTAAGCGTTATGATTATTTAAGAACATTTAGGAGGCAAACATAAGTGGCAAAGAAATCCAAAGTTGCAAAAGAGCTCAAAAGACAAAAAATGGTAGAAAAATATGCAGATTTAAGAAGAGAACTAAAAGAAAAGGGAGATTATGCTGCATTAAGTAAGCTTCCTCGTGACTCAGCACCTTCTAGGCTTCATAACCGTTGCCAAGTTACTGGGAGACCTAGAGGCTACTTAAGAAAGTTTAAGATGTCTCGTATCACTTTTCGTGAATTAGCACATAAGGGGCAGATCCCTGGAGTTAAAAAATCTAGCTGGTAAGCATTGGAACGACAGGAACATCGTGAGTGTCGTGCTTACAAGTTCCTGTTTGATTTATAGTAAGAATGCCTTTGAAGATTTAGAAAGGCCAGCCAAAACATGAGTATAAATGATTTTGAACACTAAGGGAAAGATGGTCGTTTGTTATGAATGAGAAAATGATGGAGATTTTTGCGAGGGATATTGTGGCTTCTCTACCAAGGAAGAAAAGAAAGCTTTATCAATTTATTGAAGGTATTGAAGATAGTTTAGCACAGCAATCCGAAACGAAGAAGCAATTTTTAACCCTTCTCAAAGAACAATTACCCCACCTTCAGGCAGCCAATCGCTTTAATATGCAGTTAGATGAAATAGTGAAATTGATGCACGAAATTGAAGATGAAATAAACGAAAAATTAGACAGCAGAATAAAGAATTATAAGTGGATTGACTACACAGAACAAGTACATGGTAATCAAGTTGAGACAATTAAGAACACACAGTATTTCCTTGTTTTATCATAGATAATGATTTATGTAGTCATTTTCTTCTTTTATTGAAGTGAAACAGATGAACATAGAGCTATTTAGAGGGAGAGCCTATAAACAAACATCAACTGGCAAAATGTTGTGTGTGATAAAAGGTTTCAGAAAAGATAAAGTCATACTGTCTATCCAATAAGAAGTTAAAAGGGAAATTATATGTTTTGAACATCAGAAGAGCTTAGGATGAAGTACCTTTTGGAACTTTAATAACTCTTTTAAAAGACCTCCTCATATAAAGTTTTGAAGAGGTCTGTTATTTATTGTACGGAAACAAGTTACTATAGTAATGATATAGCTGCTCCATCTGCTCAACAATCCCCGCACTAATCCTAACCAAGTCCAATATTCTTACACAAATCAGATTCTCACCAATCAGATAGTGCTGAACATGGGTAATCTCTTCATCAATCTTTGAATACAAAAGTACGCACTTACATCTCCCCATAAAAATGGGCCTAAAATTAGGCTTTTTATTGGAGAGTTCTTATCACTAGACGGGCTCCAAATTTGTCTAAACGTATATACTATTGTGTCTTAGCTTTTTACAAAAGAAAGGAAGATGTTTATATGTTCAGAAACGAAAACTATCCAAATGTTGCAGGAGCAAACTTTCCACATGTTGGTGGTGCAAATGTTCCTCACCAGCCTATGATGCCTTACAGTTATGCTGCACCTGCTTATGACCATTGCCCTCCGTATCGAGATACTTTTGTGCTCATCGTCGTGTTGTTTATCTTGTTAATTATCATTGGCGCGTCGTTCTACGGTAATAAATGTTAACCACATACCACCTGAAAAAAAGACACTTTGAAAAGTGTCTTTTTTCTTTGTGTGCCAGGATTTTTTAGTTAAATAAAAGGGCAAACTCCCATTTGTAGTTGGAATACGTAGTTTTCAATATGGCTGCTATAAATTTACTATTTCTTAGAATTTCATGATTTTGGTTGAAAATGGTATACTATGCTTTGGAAATATAAAATCAAAAACATGAAAATCGGAGGAGAAAAAATGTACACGACTATAGCCGAATTTATCGAAGAATGGAATCAAGAAGCAGCTTCAACGCAAAAGATTTTGGATGCACTGACAGATGCTTCTCTAGAGCAAAAGGTTTCGTCTGAGGATCGTACGTTAGGTGCCATTGCATGGCATATTGTATCGAGTACACCTGGAATGCTTGTGGAGTTTGGCATAAAGGTGAAAGAGTTGAAAGACCCAGCCACAATCCCAGCTTCAGCTAGGGAAATCGCTGAGACCTTTCGTAGTGTAAGTGCCGACACAAGTGATGCTGTGAAACAACAGTGGACAGATCAATCTTTAAGTGAAATGCAAAATGTGTTTGGAAGAGAGATGCCAAAAGCTGTAACCCTTTCACTGCTTATCAAGCATATTATTCATCATCGCGGTCAAATGACGATTCTTATGCGCCAAGCAGGACTGCAGGTGCCAGGAGTGTATGGACCATCAAGAGAAGAATGGAGCCAAATGGGAATGGAAGCTCCATCAATTTAAGTATTACATATGACACTAGAGCACACTGGAAACAGTGTGCTTTTTTAACGATTAGCTCATTCTGATTTCATCACTTGGAAAACAAGGGTACAAAACAGTAACGAGTGCGGTTTTCGAGTAGAAAACTTTAATTCGCAACCCATAAAATTAGCAATAGAAAAAGCAATGGAATTTATACTCCCATTGCTTTTTTATTTAAATTTTCAAAAACTGCATATGTAATAGATAAATTGATGGTAAAATTATACTAAAAATAGAGGTTTTAAATTAATAAAATAGGAGTTTATTATGGAAATTTCGCTAATCAGACACGGTAAATCTCTGTGGACTGTAAATAATCCTATAACATGTAAAGAGTTTAAAGATTGGATTGAAAACTATGATTGCAATGGGGTTTATGAAGAGAATTCATACCCACCAGAAACGATTAAAACGATTTCAAATGCGAAGGTTGTAATTACAAGCGATTTAAAAAGGTCTATCGATTCTGCAAGATATTTAAATCCAAACATAAAAACAATTTCAGACCCATTGTTTCGTGAAATAGAGTTTCCTATCCCTCCAACAAAATTATGGGGAGTAAAGCTAAACCCAAATACTTGGGCAGTATTTTTGAGATGCTTGTGGTTTAGCGGCTATTCAAGTGGTTGCGAATCTTTAAACGATGCAAAAAACAGAGCAAAAAAAGCATCGAAACGTTTAGTGGTAAATGCAAAAGAAAATGATGTCGCAGTATTAGTTGGGCACGGATTTTTTAATATGATGATTGCGAAAGAACTTCAAAAATTAGGTTGGATAGGTTATCGAAAAATAAGTTCTAAGCATTGGCACTCAACTACATATTCGTTTAAGTAACGATTACTATCCTTTGTTATTCAATTAATGCAAATTCTTAAGGCATAAATTTAGTCGTCCACTTAACACCCATTTTTAGTACATATTTTGGAGATTGTCTGCTGGACAGCATACTGTTGCTAATTAATATGCAAATTGGATTTCAAATTATATTGCTAATTTTATTTTTCTACTTCATAACCGCACCCGTTAACAAAACAGATGCTCCTTTTTCTGGAAGAAACGGTTTACAAGCTCAAGAAAAGGAGTGAAAGAATATAAATACATAAGAAACATTTGGACTGGAGTGAACAAGAAACATGTCTTCCAATCGATCTCGTATTTATATTAATCATATTCTTGAGCCTGGCTACAATTTTACAAAAACACATTTTCAAACATTTATGTTAGAAATTAATATTGCTCATGCCGCTATGCTGGCACATACAAACATTTTACAGGAGCATGATGCGAAAAAAATCATCCAAGCCAATCAACAGCTATTAGTGAAAGGGTTCCAAAAAGAGTATAACCCCGCATATGAAGATTTATTTTTTATGATAGAAGCGGAGTTAAAAAAGGAAATTGGTGATGAATTAGTTGGGAATATGCATATCGCATTTAGTCGAAACGATATGGATGCAACGATGTACCGGATGTTATGGCGTGAACAGCTTGTCCATTGGATGGGTCTGCTTACCGACTTGAAAAAACAACTTCTTCAGCTTGCGAAGGAGCATGAACTGACAGTCATGCCGGCATATACACATAACCAGCAAGCGCAACCGACGACATTTGCTCATTATCTTCTTGCCATTGACAAACACCTAGAAAGAGATCTCGATCGAGGATTTGGTTTACTTAACCGAATCAACCAATCTCCAATGGGAGCTGCAGCTTTAGGGACGACAGGCTTTCCAATAGACCGCCATTTTATCTCCAAAAAATTAGCCTTTGATCAGCCTCTAGATAATTCCTACGATTCGATTAGTGCGGCAGATTATATGCTTGAAATCGTCAGCACATTATCCATCACCTTAAGTACATTGTCTCGTTTTGTCTACGACTTAATGTTTTTGGCAACAAATGAGGTTGATGCGATAAGATTGGATGAAAGCTTAGTCCAAACCTCAAGCATCATGCCGCAAAAACGTAATCCTTCATCACTCGAACATACCCGATCCATGATTAGTAGAACGATAGGGGAATTGCAATCTGCATTTATGATGACTCATAGTGTGCCTTTCGGTGATATTGTCGATATTGGTGATGATATTCAGCCAATGATCGAACATGGTTTTTCTCAATCTGTTAAAATTGTCGAGTTATTAATGGAAATTCTCAGGAATATGATGATCAATAAAGATAAATTATTAAAACGTTGTCAAGACGGGTTCTCTACTGTCACTGAATTAGCAGACGTTCTTGTAAGAGAATACAAGCTTTCGTTTCGTCAATCACATCAGCTTGTTCATATGTATGTAAAAATGTTAGTTGATAACGGGAGAACCTTGAATGATGGAAATGTGGAGCTAATCAAGGATATTGCGAAAAAAAGCTTTAATCTTGCATTACCATTAACTGAGGAACATTATAAAAAGGCGATTGATCCTTATCATTTTATTCTTGTTCGTTCTGTCATGGGAGGGCCTAATCCGAAAGAAACAGAAAAACAGCGGATGTTATCAGCTCAGCGATTAGAAATGTTTATCAGTGAATTGGATGGTTGGAAAGATAAATTTAGATTGTATAAAGATAAATTGAGAAAATAGTAGTTTGGTGCAAACAGTCATTTTAGTTTACTATGAGATGGGCACAATTCTGCAAATGAATTGCGCCTTTTTCTATGCCTAATAAAGAATAGGAGGGAAAAAGAGTAAATGGAGTCGATTGTGAAAAAAACGATTAAATTTCTAAATATATAAAACAAGATGCCTAAAGACAGAAAAGTTGGCTAAAACGGATCTTAAGGTTGATTGTGCCCTATTTTACATTAGCAACATCGTTTACGACGGCAGCCAATTATAAAGTAAAAAGGCATGATAAAGTGCGTTCAATGGAACTTTATCATGCCTTATAATTTTTTCAGTGCCCTCGTTTTTTAACAGGAAGTAATACCCCACCTCTAAGCTTAAGTTATACAAGAAGCGAAGGGGGGAACTTCCCGTAAAAGTCCGATAAGTCTCGCTTTAAATGATCATTTTTTGTTCTGATTTTAATTGTAGTTCTTGTTGCAGATTATCTGGTTTCATTTTTTTCTTTATCTTGACGTGATAGATGACGTAGCAACTCAACATAAATGGAATACCACAGTAAAGAGCAATTCTTTGCTCAGAATCAAATGCTAAGCTGATCATGACGATACTATTCAAGACTAATGCTAACAATGGCAGAAATGGATAAAGCGGTGTTTTAAATTTTAGATCCTCAATTTTACCGCCATTGCGAATATATTTTCTTCGGAAGGCTAATTGTGAAGCTGAGATCGCAATCCAGCCAATTTGCGCTCCAAGTCCTGCAATGGAAAGCAACCAGACGAAAACAGTTTCGGCAGCTACTACACTGGTTAAGAGCGACAATCCTGAGATACCGAGTGTGATCAAGAGGGCATTCATTGGAACTCCTCTTTTATTGACTTTTGCTAAAGATGGGCTTGCCATTCCTTCTTTTGAAAGAGAATAAAGCATACGAGTTGCTGCATAAAGGCCTGAATTACCTACAGATAGCAGGGCAGTTAAAATAACGAAGTTCATAATATCTGCTGCATACGGTATCCCAATGCTGTCAAAAACAACAACGAACGGACTTTCAACAACGCCTGCCTGTTCTCTTGGAATAAGTCCAGCTAAAACAAAGATGGCTAATACGAAAAAGAAAAGGGTCCGCCAAACGGTTTGTTTAATCGATCTTGGAATCGTTTTTTCCGGATTTTCACTTTCACCTGCTGCGATCCCAATCAACTCAGTTCCTTGGAAAGAAAAGTTGACGGTAATCATCGTAATTAATAAAGCTGTTATTCCGTTAGGGAGAAGACCTTCAGCAAAGAAATTTGAAAAAAACGGTGCTTCTTGTCCATTTTTCAAATCAATGAATCCGAACATTGCAGCGCCGCCAAGAATGATAAACATGACGATTGCAAGCACTTTAATACTAGAAAACCAAAATTCTGCTTCACCAAAAGCTTTGGCAGAAAGGGCATTTAATAAAAATAAGGCAATGGCAAAGATGGCACACCACATCCAAATTGGCGATTCAGGGAACCAACGCTGCATCAATTGTCCAGCTGATAAGAATTCCAGTGCAACTGTTACGGCCCAACCTAACCAATATAACCAACCGATGGCAAACCCTGTTGCAGGTCCGATGAATTTTGTCGTATAGGTCTGAAAGGATCCGGAAACAGGCATCGCAACAGAAAGTTCACCAAGACAAAGCATCGTCAAAAACATGATAAAACCGCCGACTAAGAATGAAAGAATGGCACCTGTGGGGCCTGCTTGGTTGATCGTATAACCGGTACCTAAGAAAAAGCCTGTACCGATCACACCTCCTAGTGAAATCATGAATAAATGCCTCGATGTCATACTTCTTTTTAATTCATGTTGTTCATTGTGTGCTGTTTTCATTAAAATTCTCCTTTAGATTAAGGTAAGGGAAAATGATCGAACCACTGATAAATAGGAATTCAAAACAGTGTTGTGTCGGGTGAGGGCACATACCATATTAAGTAAGATCTGAATGTTTTTGTTAAAGCTCCTCATATAATATCCAGCTAAAATGGACGTTGTAATTCCGTCATCTAGCCATGATGCTCAACATTCAATTGATAACGACCAGGTTATTTAAATAGCAGTCTATGTACTGGCTTTTCCATAGCATGCACCCCTGCGACCTTGACTGTTAAAAACTAAGATAGAAAAATTCTATTATAATAACTTTTCACCAAAAAGAGAACCCATTAATGCAACTGCTACCTCAGCCGTTTTATTTTTTTCATCCAAGATCGGATTAATCTCAACAAATTCAGCAGAAGTAATGATTTTTGATTCCTCAAGAATTTCCATCGCCAAGTGGCTTTCTCGGTAACTAATCCCGCCTAAAACAGGTGTACCAACACCAGGTGCATCACTCGGATCAAGTCCATCTAAATCAAGAGAGAGGTGAACGCCATCAGTTTTTTCTTTTAAATATTTGACCGCTTCTTCCATCACCTTCGTCATTCCGAGACGGTCAATTTCGTGCATTGTATACACCTTTATTCCTTTGTCACGGATCAGCAGTCTTTCTCCTTCATCTAAAGAGCGAGCACCAATAATGACAATATTTTCTGGTTTCACTTTCGGACAATAGTCAGCAATATTTGTTAATGCAGGGTGGCCGATCCCTATGCTTACGGCTAAAGGCATCCCGTGAATGTTACCAGAAGGAGAGGTTTCACTCGTATTCAAATCACCATGTGCATCATACCAAATGACACCTAAGTTGTCATAATGCTTAGAGATTCCAGCAAGTGTACCGATCGCAATACTATGATCACCACCAAAAACAAGCGGAAATGAACCCGATTCTACAATGTCATTTACAGCTGAAGCAAGCTTCGTATTCGCTTCTGTTACCGCTTTCAAAAATTTCAAATTCGTATCAGATTCCGCTTCAGCCATACCAGGTCTACCAATCTCAATATCACCTTTATCATGAATCTTATAACCTAGCTTTTCTAAACGCTCAACAACACCAGCATAACGAATCGCACTAGGACCCATATCTACACCACGTCTCGACTGCCCTAAATCCATTGGCATCCCAATAATTGATATTTGATTTTTCATCTTGTCATTTCCTCCTTTGTTGATTGCTCCAATTGTATCTTACTAGAGAAGAATGACTCAACTCGACATGTTTATGTATAATTATTCAGAGGTATGCAAAATTAATATTCTAAAAAATTATTATTTAAATCTACTGATTTTAAAATATTTTGCAAGATGTATTGAATACAAGGTTATTTTCTTGTTTTCACTACTTTTAACTTTTAATTATTACTAAATTTAATATTTATATATAACAACACATCGACAAGAGGTAAGTTGTTTACTTATGTTAATTTTTAAAAAAATTTTTAATAGACTCTCAACTTTTCAAAAGAGAGGAACGATTAACCTTCTATCTACTTATTTTAGTAAAACATATTTTTCCAGATTTCATTACATGAGATAAGATATTTCTTACGATTCGATTAGAATGACAGGATCATATGCATGAAATCGTTAGCGCATGATCATCACCTTGAGCACGTTGTCTTTTGACTTAAAGTTTTCGCATGCAAATGAGGGTGACGCGATAAGATGGATGAAGGCTTAGTTCAAACCTCAAAACCCATTTAAATTAGTAGGACAATAGGGGAAGGGCAATCGCTTTTATGATGGCATATAGTGATTTGTTGATAGTGTCGATATTAGTGATGAAACAAATGATCAAACATGATTTTTATCAATCTGTTCAATTTGTCGAGTTATGAATGAAAATCTCCGTACAATAAGGTTAAATTTCGTGCATTTAAAGATGAGTTAAGAAAAAAATGCAGGGGCAATGAAAATGAAAAGAAAGTCCGAATTTTACGGATATTTGTTAAAATCACTTTTTACTTATGCGATGTGTATCATTTGACGATCGGTTTTGTCATATGCTAATTTGTATGCATGAACATACATTTTTTAGTGGTTTTACTGGCAAGTGGAAAATGAATGTTTGACCAGTCTCATCATGAACCATTTATTTCATTTGTGATGGGGAAACGGAGGTATACAACTAGGAACGATCTTTAAAGTCGAAAGCTTATTCAAGAACTGGAGTTTTATCTGGCATTAGTTTTTTATTTGGAAGCAGGACCATCCATTATTTATGGTTTATCTCAAAAACTACATATTTTGCTATGATTTAAGTAAGCTGAAAAAGTAGTTTAATAGAAAAAGTCTGTTTTGACAGAGAGGCGAGAACAACTTGACAAATTTAACAGGAGTGAAACGTTTACAACTAGCTTTGCTATTAGG from Metabacillus sediminilitoris carries:
- a CDS encoding type B 50S ribosomal protein L31; protein product: MKPNIHPNYGKVVFMDINSGYKFLTGSTKKSNETIVWEDGNTYPLIKVEISSDTHPFYTGKQKFADKGGRVDRFLQKYNMKEKK
- the rpsN gene encoding 30S ribosomal protein S14 yields the protein MAKKSKVAKELKRQKMVEKYADLRRELKEKGDYAALSKLPRDSAPSRLHNRCQVTGRPRGYLRKFKMSRITFRELAHKGQIPGVKKSSW
- a CDS encoding DinB family protein, which produces MYTTIAEFIEEWNQEAASTQKILDALTDASLEQKVSSEDRTLGAIAWHIVSSTPGMLVEFGIKVKELKDPATIPASAREIAETFRSVSADTSDAVKQQWTDQSLSEMQNVFGREMPKAVTLSLLIKHIIHHRGQMTILMRQAGLQVPGVYGPSREEWSQMGMEAPSI
- a CDS encoding histidine phosphatase family protein, with translation MEISLIRHGKSLWTVNNPITCKEFKDWIENYDCNGVYEENSYPPETIKTISNAKVVITSDLKRSIDSARYLNPNIKTISDPLFREIEFPIPPTKLWGVKLNPNTWAVFLRCLWFSGYSSGCESLNDAKNRAKKASKRLVVNAKENDVAVLVGHGFFNMMIAKELQKLGWIGYRKISSKHWHSTTYSFK
- the argH gene encoding argininosuccinate lyase translates to MSSNRSRIYINHILEPGYNFTKTHFQTFMLEINIAHAAMLAHTNILQEHDAKKIIQANQQLLVKGFQKEYNPAYEDLFFMIEAELKKEIGDELVGNMHIAFSRNDMDATMYRMLWREQLVHWMGLLTDLKKQLLQLAKEHELTVMPAYTHNQQAQPTTFAHYLLAIDKHLERDLDRGFGLLNRINQSPMGAAALGTTGFPIDRHFISKKLAFDQPLDNSYDSISAADYMLEIVSTLSITLSTLSRFVYDLMFLATNEVDAIRLDESLVQTSSIMPQKRNPSSLEHTRSMISRTIGELQSAFMMTHSVPFGDIVDIGDDIQPMIEHGFSQSVKIVELLMEILRNMMINKDKLLKRCQDGFSTVTELADVLVREYKLSFRQSHQLVHMYVKMLVDNGRTLNDGNVELIKDIAKKSFNLALPLTEEHYKKAIDPYHFILVRSVMGGPNPKETEKQRMLSAQRLEMFISELDGWKDKFRLYKDKLRK
- a CDS encoding amino acid permease; amino-acid sequence: MKTAHNEQHELKRSMTSRHLFMISLGGVIGTGFFLGTGYTINQAGPTGAILSFLVGGFIMFLTMLCLGELSVAMPVSGSFQTYTTKFIGPATGFAIGWLYWLGWAVTVALEFLSAGQLMQRWFPESPIWMWCAIFAIALFLLNALSAKAFGEAEFWFSSIKVLAIVMFIILGGAAMFGFIDLKNGQEAPFFSNFFAEGLLPNGITALLITMITVNFSFQGTELIGIAAGESENPEKTIPRSIKQTVWRTLFFFVLAIFVLAGLIPREQAGVVESPFVVVFDSIGIPYAADIMNFVILTALLSVGNSGLYAATRMLYSLSKEGMASPSLAKVNKRGVPMNALLITLGISGLSLLTSVVAAETVFVWLLSIAGLGAQIGWIAISASQLAFRRKYIRNGGKIEDLKFKTPLYPFLPLLALVLNSIVMISLAFDSEQRIALYCGIPFMLSCYVIYHVKIKKKMKPDNLQQELQLKSEQKMII
- the rocF gene encoding arginase codes for the protein MKNQISIIGMPMDLGQSRRGVDMGPSAIRYAGVVERLEKLGYKIHDKGDIEIGRPGMAEAESDTNLKFLKAVTEANTKLASAVNDIVESGSFPLVFGGDHSIAIGTLAGISKHYDNLGVIWYDAHGDLNTSETSPSGNIHGMPLAVSIGIGHPALTNIADYCPKVKPENIVIIGARSLDEGERLLIRDKGIKVYTMHEIDRLGMTKVMEEAVKYLKEKTDGVHLSLDLDGLDPSDAPGVGTPVLGGISYRESHLAMEILEESKIITSAEFVEINPILDEKNKTAEVAVALMGSLFGEKLL